A portion of the Candidatus Margulisiibacteriota bacterium genome contains these proteins:
- a CDS encoding iron ABC transporter permease gives MSKQSKKVNQWLLAVFLVVGLLVVAVLSLFLGSVFISPDKLFQSEILWQIRLPRVILAALLGLLLSTSGVILQGILRNYLADPYILGISAGGGVGAAIAIALGLNITLLGMSPVPLLALVFSLGSVFVVYKLSEVAGKASPETLILAGVALSAFASAILSLIIILKGNLQSIYFWLLGSLSAASWGNVLTVLPYAIAGLAIAYFYSKELNALLLGEEMAKTLGIEVEKVRLILIAAASLMTAAAVSVSGLIGFVGLIVPHWVRLWIGPNHRYLIPISALSGMILLVVADTLSRTLLSPAEIPIGIVMALVGAPFFLYLLRRRRAAGK, from the coding sequence ATGAGCAAACAGTCAAAAAAAGTTAACCAGTGGCTCCTGGCCGTTTTTTTGGTCGTCGGCTTGTTGGTTGTGGCAGTTCTTTCTCTTTTTCTTGGTTCGGTCTTCATCTCCCCGGATAAACTTTTCCAGAGCGAGATCCTTTGGCAGATCAGACTGCCGCGCGTTATCCTGGCCGCTTTGCTCGGCCTCCTCCTCTCCACTTCCGGGGTTATTTTGCAAGGCATTTTACGTAATTACCTGGCTGACCCGTATATCCTCGGTATTTCCGCCGGGGGCGGAGTGGGGGCGGCGATCGCGATCGCTTTGGGGTTGAACATCACCCTGCTCGGGATGTCGCCGGTCCCCTTGCTGGCCCTGGTCTTTTCTTTGGGGTCGGTTTTTGTCGTTTATAAATTGTCGGAAGTGGCCGGCAAGGCCTCGCCGGAAACATTGATCCTGGCCGGGGTGGCGCTCTCGGCCTTTGCTTCGGCCATCCTCTCCTTGATCATTATCCTCAAAGGGAATCTCCAGTCGATCTACTTTTGGTTGCTGGGGAGTTTATCGGCGGCGAGTTGGGGGAATGTGCTGACGGTCCTCCCTTACGCCATCGCCGGGTTGGCCATCGCTTATTTCTATTCGAAAGAATTGAACGCCCTCCTGTTGGGCGAGGAGATGGCCAAGACTCTCGGCATCGAAGTGGAGAAGGTCCGGCTCATCCTGATCGCTGCCGCGTCGTTAATGACCGCCGCGGCCGTTTCCGTTTCCGGCCTGATCGGTTTTGTCGGTTTGATCGTGCCGCACTGGGTCCGGCTCTGGATCGGCCCGAACCACCGTTACCTGATCCCGATCTCGGCTCTCTCCGGGATGATCCTGCTGGTCGTGGCCGATACCCTTTCCCGGACACTCCTCTCTCCGGCCGAGATACCGATCGGCATCGTTATGGCGCTGGTCGGCGCGCCCTTCTTCCTCTATCTTCTCCGTCGGCGCAGGGCGGCTGGGAAATGA
- a CDS encoding YfhO family protein, translated as MRKPANKLRGFLTGWKPRSLVAGLQPDLLVIFLFFLVTVIFFARFLDGRIIFAFKDLTRYFYPLRHLMVEQVKSGLWPLWNPYIFCGFPLLATLQICFFYPLTLIYYLLPFNLGFNYYIIAHYFLAAIFMYALLRHYRLERPAAFFGGLVFAFSGYLLSVSNMNTSLSSVIWLPLVLLVFDRLVSRDLSPHLSFAKVKTPLPEGEGSKLNLVRVRGIVTLSIALALMFLGGEPTVYYTTFWLLLAYIFVFAKEKVKSIVWLGLSFALSLGLIAVQLLPFLELSRLSDRIVLTGFDLVSFRSFPPRELITFLFPFFFGNPADFGAYAEMLLGSAYQDWLISPFLGLIPLTMIFFAFKGKPRRSYFFLAAAGAGLLLAFGRYTPFYWLAFKFIPGVSLIRYPVKFLFLVSFCLAILSAEGFQSLLHSLTDDLLRFKRALRYIFPLFIVVFVVAWLGTLYWRTIFDVLARSYPPTLPKVFFDALQSMVQFNLQSLLLASGYLFILLALFWLVWQKKIGRNYFIITIILVTLADLLTNGAIIAVGASRDVITSQPAGYALLKKDPGLFRFYCTPNTERANRVIRGDTFTSALLDTKENFTANWPLLEHLSDFYGYESIRPLSLVKVLGEKLTQEKLKDNLGFLSLANVKYIVSVDKLSFSRLKQVYHKRQYAQDVYLYENLDVWPRAYLLDNKMRPNRRLGEVVIVKYRPGEIVMSVEAKVGGYLFLGESYYPGWQAAVDGRAKPILKAQELFCAVPIERGKHSVRFNYDPWSFKLGAVISIFCVLLSAICLLGKWGG; from the coding sequence GTGAGGAAACCGGCGAATAAACTTCGCGGTTTCCTCACTGGTTGGAAGCCGCGAAGTTTAGTCGCAGGCTTACAACCCGATCTTCTGGTAATATTTTTGTTTTTCCTGGTGACCGTCATCTTCTTTGCCCGCTTCCTGGACGGCCGGATCATCTTCGCCTTTAAAGACCTGACCAGGTATTTCTACCCGCTCCGGCACCTGATGGTTGAGCAGGTCAAGTCCGGCCTCTGGCCCCTCTGGAACCCGTATATCTTTTGCGGTTTTCCTCTCCTGGCGACATTACAGATCTGTTTCTTCTATCCCCTGACGCTTATTTATTATCTCTTGCCATTCAATTTAGGGTTTAACTATTACATCATCGCCCATTATTTCCTGGCGGCTATATTCATGTACGCTCTGCTACGCCATTACCGGCTGGAGCGGCCCGCGGCCTTCTTCGGCGGGCTCGTCTTTGCCTTTTCCGGTTATCTTCTCTCCGTTTCCAATATGAATACTTCATTGTCTTCGGTCATTTGGTTGCCATTAGTTTTGTTGGTCTTCGATCGATTAGTAAGCCGTGATCTCTCCCCTCACCTCAGCTTTGCCAAAGTGAAGACCCCTCTCCCTGAGGGAGAGGGGTCTAAGCTTAACTTAGTTAGGGTGAGGGGTATCGTCACTTTATCGATAGCCTTAGCCCTCATGTTCTTGGGTGGCGAACCGACCGTCTATTACACGACTTTCTGGCTATTACTGGCGTATATATTTGTTTTTGCCAAAGAAAAAGTTAAAAGTATTGTTTGGCTGGGCCTCTCTTTCGCGCTCTCGCTCGGCCTGATCGCCGTGCAGCTCCTCCCGTTCCTGGAGTTATCGAGACTGTCCGACCGGATAGTGCTGACCGGGTTTGACCTGGTCAGCTTCCGTTCTTTCCCGCCGCGCGAATTGATCACTTTCCTTTTCCCGTTCTTTTTCGGCAATCCGGCCGACTTTGGCGCTTACGCCGAGATGTTACTCGGTTCGGCTTACCAGGATTGGTTGATCTCTCCCTTCCTCGGGCTGATCCCGTTGACCATGATCTTTTTCGCCTTCAAGGGGAAACCGCGGCGGTCGTATTTCTTTCTGGCGGCGGCGGGAGCCGGTCTTTTGCTCGCCTTTGGCCGGTACACGCCGTTTTACTGGTTGGCCTTCAAGTTCATTCCCGGTGTTTCTCTCATCAGATATCCGGTCAAGTTCCTCTTTCTCGTCTCTTTTTGCCTGGCTATTCTTTCAGCCGAAGGCTTCCAATCACTTCTCCACTCTTTGACTGACGACCTGCTCAGGTTTAAGCGTGCTTTGAGATATATTTTTCCGCTCTTTATTGTTGTTTTTGTCGTGGCCTGGTTGGGAACACTCTACTGGCGGACGATCTTCGATGTTCTTGCCCGGAGCTACCCGCCAACCTTACCCAAAGTATTTTTTGACGCCCTGCAGTCGATGGTCCAATTTAACTTGCAGAGTCTCTTGCTGGCCAGCGGTTATCTTTTTATATTGCTGGCGCTGTTCTGGCTGGTCTGGCAGAAGAAGATCGGCCGGAACTATTTTATTATTACGATCATCCTGGTGACCCTGGCCGACCTCCTGACCAACGGGGCGATCATCGCGGTGGGGGCATCGCGGGATGTAATTACTTCTCAACCGGCCGGCTACGCTCTGCTGAAAAAGGATCCGGGCCTCTTTCGTTTTTATTGCACTCCCAATACCGAGCGAGCGAACCGGGTGATCCGGGGCGATACTTTTACCTCCGCTTTGCTCGATACCAAGGAGAATTTTACCGCCAACTGGCCTCTGCTGGAGCATCTTTCAGACTTCTACGGTTATGAATCGATCCGGCCGCTCTCGCTGGTCAAAGTGCTCGGAGAGAAGTTGACCCAGGAGAAATTAAAGGACAACCTCGGCTTTTTGTCCCTGGCCAACGTCAAATATATCGTCTCGGTCGATAAGCTCAGCTTTTCCCGGCTGAAGCAGGTCTATCACAAGCGGCAATACGCCCAGGATGTTTATCTTTATGAGAACCTAGACGTTTGGCCGCGGGCGTATCTGCTTGATAACAAAATGAGGCCGAACCGGAGGTTGGGGGAGGTCGTGATCGTCAAATACCGGCCGGGGGAGATCGTCATGTCGGTCGAGGCTAAGGTTGGCGGGTATCTCTTTCTTGGAGAATCATATTATCCCGGCTGGCAGGCGGCCGTTGACGGGCGAGCCAAGCCGATCTTAAAGGCCCAGGAATTATTCTGCGCGGTGCCGATCGAGCGGGGGAAACATTCAGTCCGTTTCAACTACGACCCGTGGAGCTTTAAACTGGGCGCGGTGATCTCTATTTTTTGCGTGCTACTTTCCGCTATTTGCTTGCTGGGTAAATGGGGTGGATGA
- a CDS encoding ABC transporter ATP-binding protein → MTVLKIEGLFCGYEAKKPVIKDLSFEVAAGEFVGIVGPNGSGKTTLLRTIAGLLNPDHGKIHISGHQIEHLERRELARRVAFVPQLMEPVAGFSVEELVMLGRTPYFDRFSFETADDQDAVKWAIEELQIEGLVDRPVTELSGGEFQRVAIARALAQEPKLLLLDEPISHLDIRYQVKICKLLRKLRSHRSIIATFHDLNIASRFCSSLILIKNGELIAEGSPGRVVTPENIWKAYRIKVTVKSNPSTHKAKYVLLP, encoded by the coding sequence ATGACCGTTCTCAAGATCGAGGGGCTGTTTTGCGGTTACGAAGCGAAAAAGCCGGTCATCAAGGACCTCTCGTTCGAAGTAGCGGCCGGTGAATTTGTCGGTATCGTTGGCCCTAACGGTTCCGGGAAGACCACCTTGCTCCGGACGATCGCCGGTTTATTGAACCCGGATCACGGTAAAATTCATATTTCCGGTCACCAGATCGAACATCTGGAGCGGCGGGAACTGGCCCGGCGGGTCGCCTTTGTTCCGCAGTTGATGGAGCCGGTCGCCGGTTTTTCGGTTGAAGAACTGGTGATGCTCGGCCGCACCCCGTATTTTGACCGCTTCTCTTTTGAGACCGCCGATGACCAGGATGCCGTGAAATGGGCGATCGAGGAATTGCAAATCGAAGGGCTGGTCGACCGGCCGGTCACGGAACTCTCCGGCGGCGAGTTCCAGCGGGTGGCGATTGCCCGGGCGCTCGCCCAGGAACCGAAGCTGCTGCTGCTCGATGAGCCGATCTCGCATCTTGATATCCGTTATCAGGTCAAGATCTGCAAACTGCTCCGCAAGCTCCGTTCCCACCGTTCGATCATTGCCACTTTCCACGACCTGAACATCGCTTCCCGCTTTTGTTCGAGCCTGATCCTGATCAAGAACGGGGAGCTGATCGCCGAAGGTTCCCCCGGCCGGGTTGTCACTCCGGAAAATATCTGGAAAGCTTACCGGATCAAGGTCACGGTCAAGTCCAATCCCAGCACCCATAAAGCCAAGTATGTCCTTCTTCCCTAA